Proteins encoded by one window of Primulina huaijiensis isolate GDHJ02 chromosome 1, ASM1229523v2, whole genome shotgun sequence:
- the LOC140989968 gene encoding V-type proton ATPase subunit F-like encodes MANKPQIRTSSSALIAMIADEDTITGFLLAGVGNVDLRRKTNYLIVDSKTTVKQIEDAFKEYTTREDIAIVLISQYVANMIRFLVDSYNNPIPAILEIPSKDHPYDPAHDSVLSRVKYLFSAESVASSRY; translated from the exons ATGGCTAACAAACCTCAGATCCGCACCAGCAGCTCAGCGCTCATAGCTATGATCGCTGACGAG GACACAATTACTGGATTTTTACTGGCTGGAGTTGGCAATGTTGATTTAAGGCGGAAAACAAATTACCTCATAGTGGACTCAA AGACAACTgtgaaacaaattgaagatgcATTCAAGGAATACACGACAAGAGAAGACATTGCAATAGTATTGATCAGCCAATAT GTTGCAAATATGATAAGGTTTTTGGTAGACAGCTACAACAATCCAATTCCAGCAATACTTGAAATCCCTTCCAAGGACCATCCGTATGATCCTGCACACGACTCTGTTCTTTCAAGAGTGAAGTACCTCTTCTCTGCAGAATCAGTGGCCTCCTCGAGGTACTAA
- the LOC140989984 gene encoding auxin-induced protein 22D-like: MKKVTRICVEMEGILENDHDLNLKATELRLGLPGSDESEKQSSSCVKNTNNKRSSSEMEDPRLNGESKQESDRAPAHKAQVVGWPPVQSYRKNVLKKLESEASGMFVKVSMDGAPYLRKIDLKLYKNYLDLLKALENMFKCTIGGYSEREGYNGSEYAPTYEDKDGDWMLVGDVPWEMFVTSCKRMRIMRGSEAKGLSCM, from the exons atgaagaaagtGACCAGGATTTGTGTAGAAATGGAAGGGATTTTGGAAAATGATCATGATCTGAATCTAAAGGCTACCGAGCTAAGATTGGGTCTTCCTGGAAGCGATGAATCTGAGAAGCAATCTTCATCTTGTGTTAAGAACACTAACAACAAAAGATCTTCATCAGAAATGGAGGATCCCCGCCTAAATGGTGAATCAAAGCAAGAATCTGATCGTGCCCCAGCTCATAA AGCACAAGTTGTCGGCTGGCCGCCGGTTCAGTCATACCGGAAAAATGTCctcaagaagcttgaatctgaGGCTTCCGGGATGTTTGTGAAAGTTAGCATGGATGGGGCTCCTTATTTAAGGAAAATCGACCTCAAATTGTACAAGAATTACTTGGATCTGTTAAAGGCTTTAGAGAACATGTTCAAGTGCACCATAG GTGGGTACTCAGAGAGGGAAGGATACAATGGATCTGAATATGCACCAACTTATGAAGACAAGGATGGTGATTGGATGCTAGTTGGAGATGTTCCATGGGAAATGTTTGTTACTTCCTGCAAAAGGATGAGGATCATGAGAGGATCTGAAGCTAAAGGGTTGAGTTGCATGTag
- the LOC140989994 gene encoding auxin-responsive protein IAA14-like isoform X3: MVDIMLCYEGKSKIMDFKETELRLGLPGGEEKSGVNYGKRGYGETVDLKLNLLSEESDLSLGKEKNLLSRSNDPVKPPAKAQVVGWPPVRSFRKNIMAVQKNSEDTEKGTTVAGGAAVFVKVSMDGAPYLRKVDLKMYKAYQELSEALCKMFSSFTIGKCDCLGMTDFMNESKLMDLLNGSDYVPTYEDKDGDWMLVGDVPWEMFVGSCKRVRIMKGTEAIGLG; this comes from the exons ATGGTTGACATTATGCTATGTTATGAGGGAAAGAGCAAAATCATGGATTTTAAAGAAACTGAGCTGAGGCTAGGATTGCCTGGTGGAGAAGAGAAAAGTGGTGTTAAttatgggaaaagagggtatgGAGAAACTGTGGATTTGAAGCTCAATCTCCTCTCCGAGGAGAGTGATTTGTCGCTTGGGAAGGAAAAGAATCTGCTATCTAGGTCTAATGATCCAGTGAAGCCTCCTGCTAA GGCCCAGGTCGTGGGATGGCCGCCAGTTCGATCGTTTCGGAAAAATATTATGGCTGTACAGAAGAACTCAGAGGACACTGAGAAGGGAACCACTGTTGCTGGCGGAGCAGCTGTTTTTGTCAAAGTAAGCATGGACGGTGCACCGTACCTCCGCAAAGTTGACTTGAAGATGTACAAGGCATATCAAGAGCTCTCTGAGGCATTGTGCAAAATGTTCAGTTCCTTCACCATCG GCAAATGTGATTGTCTAGGAATGACGGACTTCATGAATGAGAGCAAGCTCATGGATCTTTTAAATGGTTCTGATTATGTTCCAACTTATGAAGACAAGGATGGGGACTGGATGCTTGTTGGCGACGTCCCTTGGGA GATGTTCGTTGGATCATGCAAGCGTGTACGCATTATGAAAGGAACAGAGGCTATAGGACTCGGTTA a
- the LOC140989994 gene encoding auxin-responsive protein IAA14-like isoform X1, with translation MVDIMLCYEGKSKIMDFKETELRLGLPGGEEKSGVNYGKRGYGETVDLKLNLLSEESDLSLGKEKNLLSRSNDPVKPPAKAQVVGWPPVRSFRKNIMAVQKNSEDTEKGTTVAGGAAVFVKVSMDGAPYLRKVDLKMYKAYQELSEALCKMFSSFTIGKCDCLGMTDFMNESKLMDLLNGSDYVPTYEDKDGDWMLVGDVPWEMFVGSCKRVRIMKGTEAIGLAPRAVEKCKNRN, from the exons ATGGTTGACATTATGCTATGTTATGAGGGAAAGAGCAAAATCATGGATTTTAAAGAAACTGAGCTGAGGCTAGGATTGCCTGGTGGAGAAGAGAAAAGTGGTGTTAAttatgggaaaagagggtatgGAGAAACTGTGGATTTGAAGCTCAATCTCCTCTCCGAGGAGAGTGATTTGTCGCTTGGGAAGGAAAAGAATCTGCTATCTAGGTCTAATGATCCAGTGAAGCCTCCTGCTAA GGCCCAGGTCGTGGGATGGCCGCCAGTTCGATCGTTTCGGAAAAATATTATGGCTGTACAGAAGAACTCAGAGGACACTGAGAAGGGAACCACTGTTGCTGGCGGAGCAGCTGTTTTTGTCAAAGTAAGCATGGACGGTGCACCGTACCTCCGCAAAGTTGACTTGAAGATGTACAAGGCATATCAAGAGCTCTCTGAGGCATTGTGCAAAATGTTCAGTTCCTTCACCATCG GCAAATGTGATTGTCTAGGAATGACGGACTTCATGAATGAGAGCAAGCTCATGGATCTTTTAAATGGTTCTGATTATGTTCCAACTTATGAAGACAAGGATGGGGACTGGATGCTTGTTGGCGACGTCCCTTGGGA GATGTTCGTTGGATCATGCAAGCGTGTACGCATTATGAAAGGAACAGAGGCTATAGGACTCG CACCTAGAGCCGTGGAGAAATGCAAGAACAGAAACTAA
- the LOC140989994 gene encoding auxin-responsive protein IAA16-like isoform X2: MVDIMLCYEGKSKIMDFKETELRLGLPGGEEKSGVNYGKRGYGETVDLKLNLLSEESDLSLGKEKNLLSRSNDPVKPPAKAQVVGWPPVRSFRKNIMAVQKNSEDTEKGTTVAGGAAVFVKVSMDGAPYLRKVDLKMYKAYQELSEALCKMFSSFTIGMTDFMNESKLMDLLNGSDYVPTYEDKDGDWMLVGDVPWEMFVGSCKRVRIMKGTEAIGLAPRAVEKCKNRN; encoded by the exons ATGGTTGACATTATGCTATGTTATGAGGGAAAGAGCAAAATCATGGATTTTAAAGAAACTGAGCTGAGGCTAGGATTGCCTGGTGGAGAAGAGAAAAGTGGTGTTAAttatgggaaaagagggtatgGAGAAACTGTGGATTTGAAGCTCAATCTCCTCTCCGAGGAGAGTGATTTGTCGCTTGGGAAGGAAAAGAATCTGCTATCTAGGTCTAATGATCCAGTGAAGCCTCCTGCTAA GGCCCAGGTCGTGGGATGGCCGCCAGTTCGATCGTTTCGGAAAAATATTATGGCTGTACAGAAGAACTCAGAGGACACTGAGAAGGGAACCACTGTTGCTGGCGGAGCAGCTGTTTTTGTCAAAGTAAGCATGGACGGTGCACCGTACCTCCGCAAAGTTGACTTGAAGATGTACAAGGCATATCAAGAGCTCTCTGAGGCATTGTGCAAAATGTTCAGTTCCTTCACCATCG GAATGACGGACTTCATGAATGAGAGCAAGCTCATGGATCTTTTAAATGGTTCTGATTATGTTCCAACTTATGAAGACAAGGATGGGGACTGGATGCTTGTTGGCGACGTCCCTTGGGA GATGTTCGTTGGATCATGCAAGCGTGTACGCATTATGAAAGGAACAGAGGCTATAGGACTCG CACCTAGAGCCGTGGAGAAATGCAAGAACAGAAACTAA